A stretch of DNA from Glycine max cultivar Williams 82 chromosome 18, Glycine_max_v4.0, whole genome shotgun sequence:
TCTGCAGGTTATGTTCACTATATAGGATAGGCCTTtgtcaaatgtttttttaatcaagacATATTTGGAGATTCTATTTGCTATTAAACTATTTCCTTCCTACAGAATGAATTCATTTTAGGATAAACTAACATCTTTAGTCACGATTTCATTCCTAAGTATGTAAATATCATATATTAGTTAAGAGACTTATCTATAGAACtacttatgttaaaaaatattattttatatacccAATGATCTCCAAATTATCAACtctcttatataaaaaatatatataatctttagTCCTCCACAAGTACCTTTGCACGTTCTTAACAACTTTCTAGTTATCATTTTGAGAGTTTTACTAGTATCTACTAAGAATGCCAACTATGAAGGAGACATCCAATCTGATGCATACCAAGAGATTATCATGAAAAGAGCTTAATCTGGCATAGATTTTGATAACAACAAAAAGGTGTACTCAGCAAATAGGGAAGGTGCATTTAACAAATTCCCTCAAGTTTTAGACCCacaaataaaatactattttcttttagtcctactttaatccttatttatttagtttttacgTTACAATATGTTTACCAATCCATATTTTCCAAATTCCCTTCTTTTTATAAGGCTTATTATCTAGGATAGTTATCTTTAATTAAGTTTTCACCACTTACTAACCTAGAGCTTATTATCTTTACCTCACATATTTCtatgatatatataaatgattaacCAAACTCAACTAGTAGAGCTTTAGCCTTAGGATTAACATAGGCAAGTAATTATATTTCAACTATCCAAAcctcatttatcattttttaagtaTAAGACTAAAGTTAGCTAATGACAATGCATATGTTCAGATGTATACACATTTACATATCTTTCCCCATTCAAACCTTAAAACAATTACTTGGAGTTGGAGCTATACACCATGTAGGTAGTAGGCTTAATATTAATTCTTTACTTACTCTTATTAAAACTTAACTCCAGACTTATCATGAGTAAAGTTACACATATAGGCCACTACTACAAATTAAAGACCCTTTTTAAATTGGTTGTAAAGACATTCCTACATCAGTTATGGAACGATTAATGTAGATTCAGTCATGGTAGAAAGAAGGACTTTTCTAAATCGGGCataagatttttataaaatttaaaattaaatttatgcattatatttaagttttatatttgtttgtgccTACaagtaattatatttcttttgcttttttatttatttctatttcctGGTTGAAGtgttgaaaaaaattagaaccTGAAAGAGATCCCAAAGTAAGCAAGCCCCCAATGAGGATTATATAACACAAGTGCACAACCTAATTCTAAAACAGAAATTATTGATCTTATTGAATGAAGTAAGACAtgtgttgtttgtttttttagaagTCATTTAACTAATCTATTCCTAGTGCAAGGATGTTGCAACTCTTGGAGCGTATTGGTTACATAAATGTCGTCCTTCACACATATATTATAACTCAATTAACTGCATTTCATGTAATTTAGTTTAGATAAGTGCAATCAGAACTGCgactttgatttaaaataaaacctaattatCTAATAAGTTGACAACGCATACAATAAAGAGAATTGAATAATACTCAACAAATAAGAACTTTTGATATGCATGGTACCACAAAATGAGGTATCCACACACCAAAACACTTTATTTATGCAACCAACCAATGcaatttgaaaagtgaaattaacACTCATAAACCATATTGATCAATCAACAGCTGGCACTATAGGAAATAAACATGGGAAGATCACTAGTCAAGAATGACTTCACATTGACACACAATTAAGGATATATAGTAAAAGAAACAAatcaagcaaaagaaaatacaattaaactcAAACATCATCCCCAAAGGACTGCTACCgagtacatgtttttttttttttttaatttcaaggtAACTGTTAAGGCCAACAATAAGCTTAGAGAGGGAGTTTGGCACCTCCAAATGCAGGCATTATTGTCTCATACCCATTACCATTAAACTTCTGCCTATGCATGTGATTTGCATTCATACCCGACCCATAGCCATAATTCATCAGTGTCATCTCTTCAGGTGCAGGTGTTTGCATCTGGGGTTCGAAAGCTAGGGTTTGGATATCGGGTTGGTATGCTGGTGTTTGCATCTGGGGTTGGTATGATGGTGCTTGCATCTGGGTTGGGAATGATGTTGCTTGCATATGGGGATGGTATGACTGTGTTTGCATATGGGGTTGGTATGATGCAGTTTGTATCTGGGGTTGGAACAATGCTGGTGATTGCATCTGGGGTTGAAATGTTGGTGTTTCCATCTGGGATTGgtatgtttgtgtttggatctggGTTTCGAATGCTGGTATTTGAATCTGGGGTTGGAATGCTGATGTTTGCATTATCTGGGGTTGAAATGTTAACGATTCAATATCGGGTTGGTTTGGTGTCACCTGGTTGGCTTTCAGCATTTCCATCCTTTTATCAATGTCCTTCAGGTTCTGTTCAATCTCCGATGAAAGAACATTCATATCAGCTGCGGTCATATTGATATCAGGCTGAAACATACCTGTCTGAAAGCACTGAGCCATGAACAAGGACATTTCAATCTCCTTGTTTTCCTTCACAACTTTCTGTAACTTGTCTTTACTCTTCATGATACTTTGTGCAATGAAACTCTCTTGGTTCATCATCTTTTTGCTTTGCTCCCATTGTGGCTTGTTCATGAACTTTCCCAGTACATTTTTGACACCCGATTCAGATGGCCAGATCTCTGGCCGATGATCATTGGGGCCATAAACTATAGCACATGCTTCAATGCCACAAAGGGTGCTGAGTTCCTCCGTTTTCTTCAGCAGTGACTGCTTCCTTTTCTTGCATACTGTTTTTCTTTGAGAATCGTTGGCTACGAATGTGAGTTTCAGCTTTCCTGTGGCCATGATGGTGACCAGAATAAAGGGAGAAACAAAATGAGAAGTGAAAAAATTGCTTGTGGTTTCTACTACCGCCAAGAATCTCTTTATATAGATCagattaatttgatgaataaTACACGGTTTGATTTTCTGTCTGAACGTTCCAACTGGTTTTGCACATTCAAATGTCACATTAAACATCATTCCATACGTGACGGATACAGAGAATTCGGCACTTTAATGATATCCAAGTTTGCAAAATTTACATTAGGTAGGAGTTAGTAAATTACTTGATTGATTTGGTACGAGAATGGtagtatataaacaaaaatcatatattaatcTTTGACTTTCATGCATACATGAAtagattgtaatttttaattgtagcattttaactgttgttatttaaaaaaaatgacaactaATTTTGATCGTTGAAATGACACCCAAATGAGATTCTTCACGAACAATATAGAGAATCACACACTATAGTGGTATTTAAgttgtaaaatattattatgaattTCATCATTGACTCTGATGCATATATACAtagattctaattttttatcacattttatCCTTATCATTAATGTAAGATtcttcatattatatatttatagttgATTATTAAATGATATGTTATTTATGTAATCATTTCATAAACATATGGTCACACACAacatatcatttaataatttagtataaagatataatataaagaACTTGACTCAAAAAACAATGgtcaaaatatgattaaaaattataatatctaCATCTATTTGTGCATGAGAgtcaataatgaaattttataagttcAATATCAATTTAGTTTGGATGTATTTACTATGTTATTCATTGGATCTTGTCTAGTTTATAAAGCATCATAAaatcaaatagttttttttataagctatatagctaataaaattgttattgaagttataaaatttcattttaattttcatagttGACTTTCatgcataaataaattttaatttttaaccacATTTTGACCGATGTTATTAGAGTAAGATTTAGTTTTAGACCCATGACCAACAAAATACTATTCATCATTCCATTTAGTGTTGGATTCACTACGCTATTCATTGGGTCTTGTCTAATTTATAAAGCATCATGAaatcaaatagtttttttttttataagctataTAGCttataaaattgatattgaagttataaaatttcgttttgaaattcatcttTGACTTTTATGCATAAATAGATCTAATTTTTAATCACATTTTAGAGTAAGATTCtccatataaatataatatttgtttgaTAATTTCATGAAACATACTTTTACAgcaatttttttcttagtttttataAGGAATGCATAATCCACTAATGTTTCACCAAAGGACCAGTTCTATTTGTCTTGCCAgatgtgaattattataaattttttaatatctaatcAACATAATAAATGTACATGAAACAGAATTACATTAGAAAAAGTCTTTAagtgtaattttggcccaataAACATGGTGAATTATggttttagttcttaaaaaaatattaattttgatccttaaaatttttaaaagtgacCCGTACGTATTATTAAGTGATGACAATTGGCAAGGCATGCATCTAGATACGCATTGGTGCAAAAAAACATTGTTACAtttattgtttttgaatttttagatttgttttgaACACAATTTACGAAATCACTTCCTACATCAATTATAGCGAGAATTGAcacattaaaattatgtttgataaaactaACTGAAACGTTAGCTAAAAGTTggtaattaaaaattgaaaaactaacttattaaattataaatatttgataaaattaattattgaagtagttcaaaagtataaaatgacagaaaaaataataaaattatgatttattaaaaaaggataattaagaaattacataaatatattgagagaaaaaatgaaagaaaatataaaaagttaggaGATAAAAgctattgttttaaaaaatactctaaaaaatttgtttatcgaacaattaaaaaaaaattcaactaataaaaaaatttataaattaacttaatagtgtgtttggataagggaatttaaaattctaaattctaaaaatttgaaatgcttcaatttaaattcctttatttttaaaattatgtgtttGGATACAATCTCTCTCCTCAACAATCACAAATTTACCACCAAATGACAGTCTCAGATTTCAAACCAAAACCAACAAGTCAAATCCAAATTCTCCTCTATCCCCTAATTCTCCTCTCTTTAGTTGTTCTCCCAAAGCTACAACACCTTCAAAGCTGATAACTCTCCAACAAACTCAGGAATCGCGTTGTAGAGCTTGTTTCGAAACAGGTTCAACAGAGAGTTAGATTCTTCAGCTTCGCAAAACTCGCTGGAACCTCGTCGGAGAGCATGTTGTTGGAGAGGTCCATGGACTTGAGGCTCTTAAGGCTCCCCAGCTCGGGGGTGAGTGAGCCGGAGAGCGCACTCACCTGAAGAAACAACGTGTTCAGATTCTGGAGCTTTCCTAGCTTTGTCGGAATCTCGCCGGAGAGGCCACAGTAGGCGACGTCTAACCAAACGAGGTTGGACAGGTTTTCAATCTCGGGCGGGATGTCGTCGAAGTAGGTGTTGTAGTAGGCGATGTAGAGCTCGTAGAGGGTGGAGAGATTTCCGAGCTCGAGTGCGACGTTGTCGACGAGCTTGTTGCCGAAGAGGGCGAGGTACTGAAGGTGATGCCAGCTGCCACACTCAAGAGGGATCTAGTCGGAGAAGAAGTTGCCACCGAGGTGAAGGTGGCGGAGGAGGGGCATGGAGGCGACAAAGAAAGGAATTTCCAAATTCACTCTCTTGaagatagaatttgaaattctattctttcaactaactaaaattccttttaaaattctaaaattttgaatttcttttactAAAATTTCCAAAcaattacttttaataaaaaagaatttaattctctataaaaaaaaatacattatctaGTTAAATTATCCTATCCAAACACTCtaaatattttgtcaattaTAACATAAGTTTAACATCTTAAGTTGGGAATACAACTTAACTCGTCTTTggttcaaaagaaaataatgtgaactatattattattattattattattattattattaattgatgAAAAATACAAGTA
This window harbors:
- the LOC100794409 gene encoding MADS-box transcription factor PHERES 1, translated to MMFNVTFECAKPVGTFRQKIKPCIIHQINLIYIKRFLAVVETTSNFFTSHFVSPFILVTIMATGKLKLTFVANDSQRKTVCKKRKQSLLKKTEELSTLCGIEACAIVYGPNDHRPEIWPSESGVKNVLGKFMNKPQWEQSKKMMNQESFIAQSIMKSKDKLQKVVKENKEIEMSLFMAQCFQTGMFQPDINMTAADMNVLSSEIEQNLKDIDKRMEMLKANQVTPNQPDIESLTFQPQIMQTSAFQPQIQIPAFETQIQTQTYQSQMETPTFQPQMQSPALFQPQIQTASYQPHMQTQSYHPHMQATSFPTQMQAPSYQPQMQTPAYQPDIQTLAFEPQMQTPAPEEMTLMNYGYGSGMNANHMHRQKFNGNGYETIMPAFGGAKLPL